In Calonectris borealis chromosome 22, bCalBor7.hap1.2, whole genome shotgun sequence, one genomic interval encodes:
- the UBE2Z gene encoding ubiquitin-conjugating enzyme E2 Z: protein MAESPAAEEAAPAAVLAAAAAGSGGASAGPGGGTGSPGVFIPAELWAAAGFGAATPGAGVAPGSGGAPIAAAAAAAGAALLTHSAFWDPTVSGDWDSERPSPACLLRIKRDIMSIYKEPPPGMFVVPDPHDMTKIHALITGPFDTPYEGGFFLFLFRCPPDYPIHPPRVKLMTTGNNTVRFNPNFYRNGKVCLSILGTWTGPAWSPAQSISSVLISIQSLMTENPYHNEPGFEQERHPGDSKNYNECIRHETIRVAVCDMLEGKCPCPEPLRGVMEKSFMEYYDFYEGVCKERLYLQGQTMQDPFGEKRGHFDYQSLLVRLQGIRQKVQEKHQQENTEIDSESSSSETETETQGCSKA from the exons ATGGCGGAGAGTCCGGCCGCCGAGgaggcggccccggccgcggtgctggcggcggctgcggcgggtaGCGGCGGCGCCTCCgccggcccgggcggcggcaCGGGGAGCCCCGGCGTCTTCATCCCCGCCGAGCTGTGGGCGGCGGCGGGCTTCGGCGCTGCGACGCCGGGCGCCGGCGTGGctccggggagcggcggggcccccatcgcggcggcggcggcggccgcgggggccgcgCTCCTCACGCATTCCGCCTTCTGGGACCCCACGGTCAGCGGTGACTGGGACAGCGAGCGGCCCAGCCCGGCCTGCCTCCTGCGGATCAAACG GGATATCATGTCCATTTACAAGGAACCGCCCCCGGGAATGTTTgttgtgcctgatccccacgacATGACCAAG attcATGCATTGATCACAGGCCCATTTGACACGCCTTATGAAGGGGGTTTCTTCTTGTTCCTGTTTCGCTGTCCTCCAGATTATCCCATCCACCCACCAAGGGTCAAACTGATGACAACAGGAAATAACACAGTGAGGTTTAACCCCAACTTCTACCGCAATGGGAAAGTCTGCCTGAGTATTCTAGG CACTTGGACCGGGCCTGCATGGAGCCCAGCACAGAGTATCTCTTCAGTCCTCATCTCCATCCAGTCTCTGATGACTGAGAACCCCTATCACAATGAACCCGGCTTTGAGCAG GAGAGGCACCCCGGGGACAGCAAGAACTATAACGAGTGCATTCGGCATGAGACCATCCGGGTAGCAGTGTGCGACATGCTGGAAGGAAAGTGTCCCTGTCCTGAGCCATTACG GGGCGTAATGGAGAAATCCTTCATGGAATACTACGACTTCTATGAAGGGGTGTGTAAAGAGAGACTTTATCTCCAAGGACAGACAATGCAG GATCCTTTTGGTGAGAAACGAGGCCACTTTGACTATCAGTCCCTATTAGTGCGTTTGCAAGGAATTCGGCAGAAGGTGCAAGAGAAACACCAGCAGGAGAATACAGAAATAGACTCTGAGAGCAGCTCCTccgagacagagacagagactcaAGGTTGCTCTAAAGCTTAG
- the SNF8 gene encoding vacuolar-sorting protein SNF8 isoform X2: MHRRGVGAGAIAKKKLAEMSKQLDMFKTNLEEFASKHKQEIRKNPEFRVQFQDMCATIGVDPLASGKGFWSEMLGVGDFYYELGVQIIEVCLALKHRNGGLITLEELHQQVLKGRGKFAQDVSQDDLLRAIKKLKVLGNGFGIIPVGGTYLIQSVPAELNMDHTVVLQLAEKKGYVTVSEIRSSLKWETERAKQVLEHLLKEGMAWLDTQAAGEPQYWLPALFTELYSQEITPEEAKEAIP; the protein is encoded by the exons atgCACCGGCGGGGGGTGGGCGCGGGCGCCATCGCCAAGAAGAAGCTCGCGGAG ATGTCTAAGCAGCTGGACATGTTTAAGACCAACTTAGAAGAGTTTGCCAGCAAACACAAGCAAGAGATCCGTAAAAACCCTGAGTTCCGCGTCCAGTTCCAGGATATGTGTGCAACAATCGGTGTGGATCCTTTGGCAT CCGGTAAAGGATTCTGGTCGGAGATGCTGGGAGTTGGAGACTTTTACTATGAACTGGGTGTGCAGATCATTGAAGTTTGCCTGGCTCTGAAACACAGGAATGGAG GTCTGATAACACTGGAAGAACTTCATCAGCAAGTgctgaagggaagggggaagttTGCTCAGGATGTCAGCCA GGATGATCTCCTTCGTGCAATCAAGAAACTGAAGGTCTTGGGGAATGGCTTTGGGATTATCCCTGTTGGTGGAACATATCTGATCCAGTCTGTACCAGCTGAACTGAACATGGATCACACTGTCGTCTTGCAGCTGGCAGAG aAAAAGGGCTATGTAACAGTCAGTGAGATCAGGTCCAGTCTGAAGTGGGAGACGGAACGCGCAAAGCAAGTGCTG GAACACTTGCTGAAGGAAGGAATGGCCTGGCTGGATAcgcaggcagctggagaacctcAGTACTGGCTGCCTGCTCTCTTTACAGAGCTGTACTCTCAGGAAATCACTCCAGAGGAAGCCAAGGAGGCAATACCTTGA
- the SNF8 gene encoding vacuolar-sorting protein SNF8 isoform X1 — translation MHRRGVGAGAIAKKKLAEAKYKERGTVLAEDQLAQMSKQLDMFKTNLEEFASKHKQEIRKNPEFRVQFQDMCATIGVDPLASGKGFWSEMLGVGDFYYELGVQIIEVCLALKHRNGGLITLEELHQQVLKGRGKFAQDVSQDDLLRAIKKLKVLGNGFGIIPVGGTYLIQSVPAELNMDHTVVLQLAEKKGYVTVSEIRSSLKWETERAKQVLEHLLKEGMAWLDTQAAGEPQYWLPALFTELYSQEITPEEAKEAIP, via the exons atgCACCGGCGGGGGGTGGGCGCGGGCGCCATCGCCAAGAAGAAGCTCGCGGAG GCGAAGTACAAGGAGCGAGGGACGGTCCTGGCCGAAGACCAGCTGGCCCAG ATGTCTAAGCAGCTGGACATGTTTAAGACCAACTTAGAAGAGTTTGCCAGCAAACACAAGCAAGAGATCCGTAAAAACCCTGAGTTCCGCGTCCAGTTCCAGGATATGTGTGCAACAATCGGTGTGGATCCTTTGGCAT CCGGTAAAGGATTCTGGTCGGAGATGCTGGGAGTTGGAGACTTTTACTATGAACTGGGTGTGCAGATCATTGAAGTTTGCCTGGCTCTGAAACACAGGAATGGAG GTCTGATAACACTGGAAGAACTTCATCAGCAAGTgctgaagggaagggggaagttTGCTCAGGATGTCAGCCA GGATGATCTCCTTCGTGCAATCAAGAAACTGAAGGTCTTGGGGAATGGCTTTGGGATTATCCCTGTTGGTGGAACATATCTGATCCAGTCTGTACCAGCTGAACTGAACATGGATCACACTGTCGTCTTGCAGCTGGCAGAG aAAAAGGGCTATGTAACAGTCAGTGAGATCAGGTCCAGTCTGAAGTGGGAGACGGAACGCGCAAAGCAAGTGCTG GAACACTTGCTGAAGGAAGGAATGGCCTGGCTGGATAcgcaggcagctggagaacctcAGTACTGGCTGCCTGCTCTCTTTACAGAGCTGTACTCTCAGGAAATCACTCCAGAGGAAGCCAAGGAGGCAATACCTTGA